A stretch of the Streptomyces sp. WMMB303 genome encodes the following:
- a CDS encoding RDD family protein, which yields MPAPPPVASSPAAAPAPPATGGQEGPAGPPSPRRSTADETGPVFLDEGGDGSGPGPQRPAPGPEPAASGGPPGPAAPPQSGPGHSGPPQGGFGPPAADPRGNWGGDARAAERTEREPGPAPEAPQPGGREKTVGLRRSEVLRTGDRAPQAGAPARPAPAADAAAPPAASSAPAPDTPAEGGASGAAPVPDPAPDRPVPTAVNLPEQSAPAPASAPPGGAAAIPAQSQAPESGRPSPGGYAPDRSAPNPSGAGGGAPAPAPGRTPDSGRPAPAQGAAGAVAERPGQQTALGAGPVALPAQQGPPAGLAPVPGPGQDQAAGRQSGRLPESAAPSWSQPTGSPGGPQPAGQDAVTPWRPPADDPFARVAQQEARPGSLGMRLGARLVDLVLTLGVAAGAAFPFVDRTIDHIDAKVEAVEQAGVTQRVWLVDGTTGGYLALVLAAVLVFGLVYEVLPTARWGRTLGKKLFGLSVVNIEGYGKPSFGKAVLRWLVHGVLGLLVVGVVNAAWCLFDRPWRQCWHDKAAGTFVAKGRAGSGELRL from the coding sequence ATGCCCGCGCCGCCGCCCGTGGCGTCCTCGCCCGCGGCGGCTCCCGCCCCGCCCGCCACCGGCGGCCAGGAAGGCCCGGCGGGCCCGCCGAGCCCCCGCCGTTCGACGGCGGACGAGACCGGCCCGGTCTTCCTGGACGAGGGCGGCGACGGGAGCGGGCCCGGTCCGCAGCGGCCGGCGCCGGGCCCGGAGCCCGCGGCGTCCGGCGGACCGCCCGGACCGGCGGCCCCGCCGCAGTCCGGTCCGGGGCACTCCGGTCCGCCACAGGGCGGTTTCGGTCCCCCCGCAGCCGACCCCAGGGGCAACTGGGGCGGCGACGCGCGGGCGGCGGAGCGCACCGAACGCGAACCGGGCCCGGCACCTGAGGCTCCGCAGCCGGGCGGCCGGGAGAAGACGGTCGGACTGCGCCGCTCCGAGGTACTCCGTACCGGCGACCGCGCCCCGCAGGCCGGGGCGCCCGCCCGCCCGGCCCCGGCAGCGGACGCCGCCGCCCCGCCGGCTGCCTCGTCGGCGCCGGCTCCCGACACGCCGGCGGAGGGCGGGGCATCCGGCGCCGCTCCGGTGCCGGATCCGGCCCCCGACCGTCCGGTGCCGACGGCCGTGAACCTGCCCGAGCAGTCCGCGCCCGCCCCGGCGTCCGCGCCTCCCGGCGGTGCGGCGGCGATTCCGGCGCAGAGCCAGGCACCGGAGAGCGGCCGCCCCTCCCCGGGCGGATATGCACCCGACCGGAGCGCGCCGAACCCGTCCGGCGCCGGCGGCGGCGCTCCCGCGCCCGCCCCCGGCCGGACCCCCGACTCCGGCCGCCCGGCCCCCGCGCAGGGGGCGGCCGGGGCCGTGGCGGAGCGCCCCGGGCAGCAGACGGCGCTCGGTGCGGGCCCGGTGGCGCTCCCCGCGCAGCAGGGACCGCCGGCGGGGCTCGCTCCGGTGCCCGGGCCGGGGCAGGACCAGGCGGCCGGCCGGCAGTCCGGTCGGCTGCCGGAGTCGGCCGCGCCCTCCTGGTCGCAGCCGACCGGGTCGCCCGGCGGGCCGCAGCCCGCGGGGCAGGACGCCGTCACTCCGTGGCGGCCGCCCGCCGACGACCCGTTCGCGCGGGTCGCCCAACAGGAGGCCCGGCCCGGGTCGCTGGGCATGCGGCTCGGTGCGCGTCTGGTCGACCTCGTGCTGACGCTCGGGGTGGCCGCGGGGGCCGCGTTCCCGTTCGTGGACCGGACGATCGACCACATCGACGCCAAGGTGGAGGCCGTGGAGCAGGCGGGCGTCACCCAGCGGGTATGGCTCGTCGACGGCACGACGGGCGGCTATCTGGCGCTGGTCCTGGCGGCCGTGCTGGTCTTCGGGCTGGTCTACGAGGTGCTGCCGACCGCCCGCTGGGGCCGCACGCTGGGCAAGAAGCTGTTCGGGCTCTCGGTGGTGAACATCGAGGGCTACGGAAAGCCCTCGTTCGGCAAGGCCGTGCTGCGCTGGCTGGTGCACGGGGTGCTGGGACTGCTGGTGGTCGGCGTGGTCAACGCCGCGTGGTGCCTGTTCGACCGGCCCTGGCGGCAGTGCTGGCACGACAAGGCGGCCGGGACGTTCGTCGCCAAGGGGCGCGCGGGCAGCGGCGAGCTGAGGCTGTGA
- a CDS encoding SsgA family sporulation/cell division regulator, whose translation MHTVVEREVETRLVLAPELSVAVPARLSYRTDDPYAVHMTFHIHSATPVRWTFARELLVEGVVQPCGDGDVRVWPTSVADRDVLCLALSSPNGDALLEAPSQVVSDWLERVLRAVPPGSESEALGLDEQLTGLLEQ comes from the coding sequence ATGCACACCGTCGTCGAACGCGAAGTGGAGACGAGGCTCGTCCTCGCGCCGGAGCTCAGCGTGGCCGTACCGGCCCGGCTCAGCTACCGCACGGACGACCCCTACGCCGTCCACATGACGTTCCATATCCACTCCGCCACGCCCGTCCGCTGGACGTTCGCCCGCGAACTGCTCGTCGAGGGGGTGGTGCAGCCGTGCGGGGACGGCGACGTACGGGTGTGGCCGACCTCCGTGGCGGACCGCGACGTGCTCTGCCTGGCGCTGAGTTCACCCAACGGTGACGCGCTGCTGGAGGCGCCGTCCCAGGTGGTGTCCGACTGGCTGGAGCGGGTGCTGCGGGCGGTCCCGCCGGGCAGCGAGTCGGAGGCCCTGGGCCTGGACGAACAGCTGACCGGACTGCTGGAGCAGTGA
- a CDS encoding helix-turn-helix domain-containing protein: MLVVRDAFYGVRRYSDFLAHLDIPRAVLSTRLRTLTESGVMERRRYEASPPRDEYVLTEPGRRLWPALFALLTWGQRFASQGAPARRLYAHAECGQELGPGGGCAACGTAAVPPQDVEVRPAPGTDGPTARQDAVSRALLRPHRLLEPLEL, translated from the coding sequence ATGCTGGTCGTGCGCGACGCCTTCTACGGCGTGCGCCGCTACAGCGACTTCCTCGCGCACCTGGACATCCCGCGCGCCGTACTCTCCACCCGGCTGCGCACCCTCACCGAGTCCGGTGTCATGGAGCGGCGCCGGTACGAGGCGTCCCCGCCCCGGGACGAGTACGTCCTCACCGAGCCGGGCCGCCGCCTGTGGCCGGCCCTGTTCGCGCTGCTCACCTGGGGGCAGCGGTTCGCCTCCCAGGGCGCCCCGGCGCGGCGGCTGTACGCGCACGCCGAGTGCGGGCAGGAGTTGGGCCCCGGCGGCGGGTGCGCGGCCTGCGGAACGGCCGCCGTGCCGCCGCAGGACGTGGAGGTGCGCCCCGCTCCCGGCACCGACGGCCCCACGGCCCGCCAGGACGCGGTCAGCCGCGCCCTGCTGCGCCCGCACCGGCTGCTGGAACCGCTGGAGCTGTAG
- a CDS encoding FAD-linked oxidase C-terminal domain-containing protein, protein MSELIEQLRSALPADAVQTDPDVLRAYAADTAGFCPAGRPAALVLPRTVEQVRHVLRTAHARQVPVVPQGARTGLSGAANAVEGCLLLSLVRMDRILEIDPVDRIAVVEPGVVNARLSRAVAEHGLSYPPDPSSWETCTIGGNIGTGSGGLCCVKYGVTAEYVLGLDVVLADGRLLSTGRRTAKGVAGYDLTRLIVGSEGSLGIVVRAVLGLRAQPPRQLALAAEFPSTAAACDAVCRIMAAGHTPALLELMDRTTLRAVNEMTRMGLPETTEALLLAAFDTPDPAPELHAVEELCTAAGASEVVPAADPAESELLLQARRAALTALEAVKGTSMIDDVCVPRSRLAEMLEGTAEIAERYGLTIGVCAHAGDGNTHPTVCFDAADEDEARRARESFDAIMELGLRLGGTITGEHGVGLLKKDWLARELGEVSLELHRAVKAAFDPTGILNPGKLF, encoded by the coding sequence ATGAGCGAGCTCATCGAACAGCTCCGGTCCGCACTCCCCGCCGACGCGGTGCAGACCGATCCCGACGTCCTGCGCGCGTACGCCGCCGACACGGCCGGCTTCTGCCCCGCCGGCCGCCCGGCCGCGCTCGTGCTGCCGCGCACCGTGGAGCAGGTGCGGCACGTGCTGCGCACCGCGCACGCCCGGCAGGTCCCGGTGGTGCCGCAGGGCGCCAGAACGGGACTCTCGGGGGCCGCCAACGCGGTGGAGGGCTGTCTGCTGCTCTCCCTCGTCCGGATGGACCGCATCCTGGAGATCGACCCCGTCGACCGGATCGCCGTGGTGGAACCGGGCGTCGTCAACGCCCGGCTCTCCCGCGCGGTGGCCGAGCACGGCCTGAGCTACCCGCCGGATCCCTCCAGTTGGGAGACGTGCACCATCGGCGGCAACATCGGCACCGGTTCCGGCGGCCTGTGCTGCGTCAAGTACGGAGTCACCGCCGAATACGTACTCGGCCTCGATGTCGTGCTCGCCGACGGACGGCTGCTGTCCACCGGCCGCCGCACCGCCAAGGGCGTGGCCGGCTACGACCTCACCAGGCTGATCGTCGGCTCCGAGGGCAGCCTGGGCATCGTCGTCCGCGCCGTCCTCGGACTCCGCGCCCAGCCGCCCCGGCAGCTCGCGCTCGCCGCGGAGTTCCCCTCGACCGCCGCGGCCTGCGACGCCGTGTGCCGGATCATGGCGGCGGGCCACACCCCCGCGCTGCTGGAGCTGATGGACCGCACCACGCTGCGCGCCGTCAACGAGATGACGAGAATGGGGCTCCCCGAGACCACCGAGGCGCTGCTGCTCGCCGCCTTCGACACCCCCGACCCCGCCCCGGAGCTGCACGCCGTGGAAGAGCTGTGCACGGCGGCGGGCGCGAGCGAGGTGGTGCCGGCCGCCGACCCCGCCGAGTCCGAACTGCTGCTGCAGGCGCGGCGGGCCGCCCTGACCGCGCTGGAGGCGGTCAAGGGCACCTCGATGATCGACGACGTGTGCGTACCGCGCAGCCGGCTGGCCGAGATGCTGGAGGGGACCGCGGAGATCGCCGAGCGGTACGGACTGACCATCGGCGTCTGCGCGCACGCCGGGGACGGCAACACCCATCCCACCGTCTGCTTCGACGCCGCCGACGAGGACGAGGCGCGCCGGGCGCGGGAGTCCTTCGACGCGATCATGGAACTGGGTCTGCGGCTGGGCGGCACGATCACCGGGGAACACGGCGTCGGGCTGCTGAAGAAGGACTGGCTGGCGCGGGAGCTGGGCGAGGTGAGCCTCGAACTCCACCGGGCGGTCAAGGCCGCCTTCGACCCCACCGGGATTCTGAACCCGGGAAAGCTGTTCTGA
- the hppD gene encoding 4-hydroxyphenylpyruvate dioxygenase yields MTAASGKTTDPATPETARQADPFPVKGMDAVVFAVGNAKQAAHYYSTAFGMRAVAYAGPENGSRETASYVLESGSARFVFTSVIRPTTERGRFLADHVAAHGDGVVDLAIEVPDARAAYAYAVEHGARGLEEPYETKDEHGVVVRAAIATYGETRHTLVERTGYDGPYLPGFAAMDPIVEPPERRFFQAIDHCVGNVELGRMNEWVEFYNRVMGFTNMKEFVGDDIATEYSALMSKVVADGTLKVKFPINEPAVAQKKSQIDEYLEFYGGSGVQHIALATNDIVSAVKSMRAAGVRFLDTPDTYYDTLGEWAGETRVPVETLRELKILVDRDEDGYLLQIFTKPVQDRPTVFFEIIERHGSMGFGKGNFKALFEAIEREQERRGNL; encoded by the coding sequence ATGACTGCTGCATCCGGAAAGACCACCGACCCGGCAACCCCCGAGACCGCACGGCAGGCAGATCCCTTCCCGGTCAAGGGAATGGACGCGGTCGTCTTCGCCGTCGGCAACGCGAAGCAGGCAGCGCACTACTACTCCACGGCCTTCGGCATGCGGGCCGTCGCCTACGCCGGCCCGGAGAACGGCAGCCGGGAGACGGCCAGTTACGTGCTGGAGTCCGGCTCGGCCCGCTTCGTGTTCACCTCCGTCATCCGCCCCACCACCGAGCGGGGACGCTTCCTGGCCGACCACGTCGCCGCGCACGGCGACGGCGTCGTCGACCTGGCCATCGAGGTGCCGGACGCCCGGGCCGCCTACGCCTACGCCGTCGAGCACGGCGCCCGCGGCCTGGAGGAGCCCTACGAGACCAAGGACGAGCACGGCGTCGTGGTCCGGGCCGCCATCGCCACCTACGGCGAGACCCGGCACACCCTGGTCGAACGCACCGGGTACGACGGCCCCTACCTGCCCGGCTTCGCCGCCATGGACCCGATCGTCGAGCCCCCCGAGCGGCGCTTCTTCCAGGCCATCGACCACTGCGTCGGCAACGTCGAACTCGGCCGGATGAACGAGTGGGTCGAGTTCTACAACCGGGTCATGGGCTTCACCAACATGAAGGAGTTCGTCGGCGACGACATCGCCACCGAGTACTCCGCGCTGATGTCCAAGGTGGTGGCCGACGGCACGCTCAAGGTGAAGTTCCCGATCAACGAGCCCGCCGTCGCCCAGAAGAAGTCCCAGATCGACGAGTACCTGGAGTTCTACGGCGGCTCCGGCGTCCAGCACATCGCCCTGGCCACCAACGACATCGTCTCCGCCGTGAAGAGCATGCGCGCGGCCGGTGTGCGGTTCCTGGACACCCCCGACACCTACTACGACACGCTGGGGGAGTGGGCGGGCGAGACCCGGGTGCCGGTCGAGACGCTGCGCGAGCTGAAGATCCTCGTCGACCGCGACGAGGACGGCTACCTGCTGCAGATCTTCACCAAGCCGGTCCAGGACCGGCCCACCGTCTTCTTCGAGATCATCGAGCGGCACGGCTCGATGGGCTTCGGCAAGGGCAACTTCAAGGCGCTCTTCGAGGCCATCGAGAGGGAGCAGGAACGCCGCGGCAACCTGTAG
- a CDS encoding Lrp/AsnC family transcriptional regulator — MGIDRLDGRLLELLAEEPRIGVLELSRRLGVARGTAQARLDRLTSSGAIRGFGPQVDPAALGYPVTAFATLEIRQGQGAEVRAHLAGVPEVLELHTTTGSGDMLCRLVARSNADLQRVIDRVVGIEGIVRASTAIVMENPVPLRIVPLVRQAAQDSAGR, encoded by the coding sequence ATGGGCATCGACCGACTGGACGGACGGCTGCTCGAACTGCTCGCCGAGGAGCCCCGGATCGGTGTGCTGGAGCTGTCCAGGCGGCTCGGCGTCGCGCGCGGCACGGCGCAGGCCCGGCTGGACCGGCTCACCTCGAGCGGCGCCATCCGCGGCTTCGGCCCGCAGGTCGACCCGGCGGCGCTCGGCTACCCCGTCACGGCCTTCGCGACGCTGGAGATCAGGCAGGGCCAGGGCGCGGAGGTACGGGCGCACCTGGCCGGCGTCCCCGAGGTGCTGGAGCTGCACACCACCACCGGCAGCGGCGACATGCTCTGCCGCCTGGTCGCCCGCTCCAACGCCGACCTCCAGCGGGTGATCGACCGGGTCGTGGGCATCGAGGGCATCGTCCGCGCCTCCACGGCCATCGTCATGGAGAACCCGGTACCGCTGCGCATCGTGCCGCTGGTGCGGCAGGCCGCGCAGGACTCCGCCGGGCGGTGA
- a CDS encoding S16 family serine protease encodes MSASSTRAPGTEGPRRTRRRTLALCALPVVLLFVVALSAPLPFSLAQPGETANVLGRSDGKPVITVEGAETHGSDQGRLLSVTIAATRPEATVRLPGVLRAWFRDDRAVMPRDAVYPGGGDTEDAEKRISAEMKDSQHKAVTAALRQLHRSPEKVHVKLRLGDVGGPSAGLFFALGIIDKLDGDGAGSGLTGGRTVAGTGTIDADGKVGPVGGVPLKTQAARRDGATWFLVPEEQCDDAGAQLPSGLRLVPVGSLQGALDALEEIRTDGRVPTC; translated from the coding sequence GTGTCCGCATCCAGCACCCGCGCCCCGGGGACCGAAGGCCCGCGCCGTACCCGCCGCCGCACGCTCGCGCTGTGCGCGCTGCCCGTCGTCCTGCTGTTCGTCGTGGCGCTGTCCGCTCCGCTGCCGTTCTCGCTGGCGCAGCCCGGCGAGACCGCGAACGTGCTCGGCCGCAGCGACGGCAAGCCCGTGATCACCGTCGAGGGTGCCGAGACGCACGGGAGCGACCAGGGGCGGCTGCTGTCGGTCACCATCGCCGCGACCCGGCCCGAGGCCACCGTGCGGCTGCCCGGCGTGCTGCGGGCCTGGTTTCGCGACGACCGGGCCGTGATGCCCCGCGACGCCGTCTACCCGGGTGGCGGGGACACCGAGGACGCGGAGAAGCGCATCTCGGCGGAGATGAAGGACTCGCAGCACAAGGCGGTCACCGCTGCGCTGCGCCAACTGCACCGCTCCCCGGAGAAGGTGCACGTGAAGCTGCGGCTGGGAGATGTCGGCGGCCCGAGCGCGGGGTTGTTCTTCGCGCTCGGCATCATCGACAAGCTGGACGGGGACGGCGCCGGCTCCGGGCTGACCGGCGGCCGGACCGTGGCCGGTACCGGCACCATCGACGCGGACGGGAAGGTGGGTCCCGTCGGCGGCGTCCCGCTCAAGACGCAGGCGGCCCGGCGGGACGGGGCGACCTGGTTCCTCGTTCCCGAGGAGCAGTGCGACGACGCCGGCGCGCAACTGCCCTCGGGGCTGCGGCTGGTGCCGGTCGGCTCGCTCCAGGGCGCGCTGGACGCGCTGGAGGAGATCCGTACCGACGGCAGGGTCCCCACCTGCTGA
- a CDS encoding helix-turn-helix domain-containing protein: MTAETSQTLDRGLRVLKLLADTDHGLTVTELSNKLGVNRTVVYRLLATLEQHALVRRDLGGRARVGLGVLRLGRQVHPLVREAALPALRSLAEDVGATAHLTLVDGTEALAVAVVEPSWTDYHVAYRTGFRHPLDRGAAGRAILAGRGADSERGPGFVLTHGELEAGASGAAAPVLGVNGIEGSVGVVMLSESVPEQVGHRVVRAADEAAAALR, from the coding sequence GTGACAGCGGAAACCTCTCAGACGCTCGACCGAGGTCTGCGTGTCCTCAAATTACTGGCCGACACCGATCACGGCCTCACCGTCACCGAGCTGTCCAACAAGCTCGGCGTCAACCGGACCGTGGTCTACCGGCTGCTGGCCACTCTGGAGCAGCACGCCCTCGTCCGCCGCGACCTCGGTGGCCGGGCGCGGGTCGGGCTCGGGGTGCTGCGCCTGGGGCGGCAGGTCCATCCGCTGGTCCGGGAGGCGGCGCTGCCGGCGCTGCGCTCGTTGGCCGAGGACGTGGGCGCCACCGCGCACCTCACCCTCGTCGACGGCACCGAGGCCCTGGCCGTCGCGGTGGTCGAACCGAGCTGGACGGACTACCACGTCGCATACCGCACGGGGTTCCGCCATCCCCTCGACCGGGGTGCCGCGGGCCGCGCGATACTCGCCGGGCGCGGTGCCGACAGCGAGCGCGGACCTGGCTTCGTGCTCACCCACGGGGAGCTGGAGGCGGGGGCCAGCGGCGCCGCGGCACCGGTGCTGGGCGTGAACGGGATCGAGGGCAGCGTGGGCGTGGTGATGCTGTCGGAGTCGGTGCCCGAGCAGGTCGGTCACCGGGTGGTGCGGGCCGCCGACGAGGCGGCCGCCGCGCTGCGCTGA
- a CDS encoding DEAD/DEAH box helicase — protein MTTTPTTPSNNHHLSPAFPGRAPWGTASKLRAWQQAAMDAYLERQPRDFLAVATPGAGKTTFALTLASWLLHHHVVQQVTVVAPTEHLKKQWAEAAARVGIKLDPDYSAGPLSKEYQGVAITYAGVGVRPMLHRNRVEQRKTLVILDEIHHAGDSRSWGEACQEAFEPATRRLALTGTPFRSDTNPIPFVEYAEDGEGIRRSVADYTYGYGDALANGVVRPVIFLSYSGNMRWRTKAGDEIEARLGEPMTKDAISQAWRTALAPRGEWMPAVLRAADHRLTEVRKAVPDAGGLVIASDQDSARAYAKLLREITGTGPTVVLSDDTGASQRIEEFRTSENPADRWMVAVRMVSEGVDVPRLAVGVYATTVSTPLFFAQAVGRFVRSRRRGETASVFLPTIPTLLTFANEMEVERDHVLDKPKKGGEDDPYAEEADLLKEAEREQDEEGADGDQLPFEALESDAVFDRVMYDGAEFGMQAHPGSEEEQDYLGIPGLLEPDQVQMLLQKRQARQIAHSRKRPDSEADLLETPADKRPVVTHKELLEKRRTLNNLVGAYVHQSGKPHGVVHTELRRVCGGPPSAEATANQIEARIAKVREWATRMS, from the coding sequence GTGACTACCACCCCCACCACCCCCAGCAACAACCACCATCTGTCGCCCGCCTTCCCCGGCCGCGCCCCCTGGGGCACGGCCAGCAAGTTGCGGGCCTGGCAGCAGGCGGCGATGGACGCGTACCTGGAGCGGCAGCCGCGCGACTTCCTGGCCGTCGCGACGCCGGGCGCCGGCAAGACGACGTTCGCGCTCACCCTGGCCTCGTGGCTGCTGCACCATCACGTCGTGCAGCAGGTGACCGTCGTCGCGCCGACCGAGCATCTGAAGAAGCAGTGGGCCGAGGCGGCGGCACGGGTGGGAATCAAGCTGGATCCGGACTACAGCGCCGGCCCGCTGAGCAAGGAATATCAGGGGGTCGCGATCACCTACGCGGGCGTGGGAGTGCGGCCGATGCTGCACCGCAACCGTGTCGAGCAGCGCAAGACCCTCGTCATCCTCGACGAGATCCACCACGCCGGGGACAGCCGCTCCTGGGGCGAGGCGTGCCAGGAGGCGTTCGAGCCCGCCACCCGGCGGCTCGCGCTGACCGGCACGCCGTTCCGCTCGGACACCAACCCGATCCCGTTCGTGGAGTACGCCGAGGACGGCGAGGGCATCCGCAGGTCGGTCGCGGACTACACCTACGGGTACGGCGATGCGCTCGCCAACGGCGTCGTGCGGCCCGTCATCTTCCTCTCCTACAGCGGCAACATGCGCTGGCGGACCAAGGCCGGGGACGAGATCGAGGCCCGGCTCGGCGAGCCGATGACCAAGGACGCCATCTCCCAGGCGTGGCGTACGGCGCTGGCGCCGCGCGGCGAGTGGATGCCCGCCGTGCTGCGCGCGGCCGACCATCGGCTGACGGAGGTGCGCAAGGCGGTGCCCGACGCGGGCGGCCTGGTCATCGCCTCCGACCAGGACTCGGCCCGCGCCTACGCCAAGCTGCTCCGCGAGATCACCGGTACCGGTCCGACCGTGGTGCTCTCCGACGACACCGGCGCCTCGCAGCGCATCGAGGAATTTCGGACCTCGGAGAATCCTGCCGACCGCTGGATGGTCGCCGTGCGGATGGTCTCCGAGGGCGTGGACGTGCCCAGGCTGGCCGTCGGGGTGTACGCGACCACCGTCTCCACTCCGCTCTTCTTCGCGCAGGCCGTCGGCCGCTTCGTCCGCTCGCGGCGGCGCGGTGAGACGGCGTCGGTCTTCCTGCCGACGATCCCCACCCTGCTGACCTTCGCCAACGAGATGGAGGTCGAGCGGGACCACGTCCTCGACAAGCCGAAGAAGGGCGGCGAGGACGATCCGTACGCCGAGGAGGCCGACCTGCTCAAGGAGGCGGAGCGGGAGCAGGACGAGGAGGGCGCCGACGGGGACCAGTTGCCCTTCGAGGCGCTGGAGTCGGACGCGGTCTTCGACCGGGTCATGTACGACGGCGCCGAGTTCGGCATGCAGGCCCATCCGGGCAGCGAGGAGGAGCAGGACTACCTCGGCATCCCGGGGCTGCTGGAGCCCGACCAGGTGCAGATGCTGCTGCAGAAGCGGCAGGCCCGGCAGATCGCGCACAGCAGGAAGCGGCCGGACAGTGAGGCCGACCTGCTGGAGACGCCCGCCGACAAGCGGCCCGTGGTCACGCACAAGGAACTGCTGGAGAAGCGCCGCACGCTGAACAACCTGGTGGGCGCCTACGTGCACCAGAGCGGGAAGCCGCACGGGGTCGTCCACACCGAACTGCGGCGGGTGTGCGGCGGGCCGCCCAGCGCGGAGGCGACCGCGAACCAGATCGAGGCCCGCATCGCCAAGGTGCGGGAGTGGGCCACCCGGATGAGCTGA
- a CDS encoding FG-GAP and VCBS repeat-containing protein: MRHHDRATPRTTPGRAATASATAVAARAVGVTAALAAGLVCATPSVAAPAKSAAAPAATTAADSAAAPKADFDGDGYTETVAAAPAATVSGKSYAGFLTVTYGSAKGADVSRRQLFSANSAGVPGSAETYGAFGRNTAARDFDGDGVADLAVSGNEGVVILWGEKGKGLTSATQVSGVKSVTRLVAGDFDGDEKPDLAVGTGDFDQGLTVLYGGFGRDGEAARSDTRETGHLFGPTSLTAGDVTGDGVDDLVTTHAFEEMSESSEFFQGSGDGLATSSEHVTDAETGVIADVDKDGFGDLVIRTVPGGVVEDLPHDHGTLKVLYGSADGPGAHRTSTLTQNSAGVPGVNEEGDEFGKALAAGDVNGDGYADIAVGVPGEDIGSGASGKDAGAVVQLLGGRDGLTGTGAKNWDQGSAGVPGVVEAGDRFGAALTMTDTDRDGRDDLAVGAPTEDGGSDAVDAGAVWVLRGTTGGLTADGVVSYGPKTLGAPEAGSRLGGSFAR; encoded by the coding sequence GTGCGTCACCACGACCGTGCCACCCCCCGCACCACACCCGGTCGCGCAGCGACAGCGAGCGCCACCGCCGTGGCCGCCCGCGCCGTCGGCGTGACGGCGGCGCTGGCCGCCGGTCTCGTCTGCGCCACACCGTCGGTGGCGGCACCGGCGAAGAGCGCCGCGGCGCCCGCCGCCACCACGGCGGCCGACAGCGCCGCCGCGCCGAAGGCCGACTTCGACGGCGACGGGTACACGGAGACCGTCGCGGCGGCCCCCGCGGCAACCGTCTCCGGCAAGTCGTACGCGGGGTTCCTCACCGTGACCTACGGCTCGGCGAAGGGCGCGGACGTCTCGCGCCGCCAGCTCTTCAGCGCCAACTCCGCGGGCGTGCCCGGGAGCGCGGAGACCTACGGGGCCTTCGGCCGCAACACCGCGGCCCGCGACTTCGACGGGGACGGCGTCGCCGACCTGGCCGTCAGCGGCAACGAGGGCGTCGTCATCCTGTGGGGCGAGAAGGGCAAGGGCCTCACGAGCGCCACACAGGTCTCGGGGGTGAAGAGCGTCACCAGGCTCGTCGCGGGCGACTTCGACGGCGACGAGAAGCCCGACCTCGCCGTGGGCACCGGCGACTTCGACCAGGGGCTGACGGTGCTGTACGGCGGCTTCGGCCGGGACGGCGAGGCGGCCAGGAGCGACACCCGCGAGACCGGCCACCTGTTCGGGCCGACGTCGCTGACCGCGGGCGACGTCACCGGCGACGGCGTCGACGACCTGGTCACCACGCACGCCTTCGAGGAGATGTCCGAGAGCAGCGAGTTCTTCCAGGGCTCGGGCGACGGGCTGGCCACCTCCTCCGAGCACGTCACCGACGCCGAGACCGGCGTCATCGCCGACGTGGACAAGGACGGCTTCGGCGACCTGGTGATCCGCACCGTTCCGGGCGGCGTCGTGGAGGACCTGCCCCACGACCACGGCACGCTGAAGGTGCTCTACGGTTCGGCCGACGGTCCGGGCGCGCACCGCACGAGCACGCTGACCCAGAACAGCGCGGGGGTGCCGGGCGTCAACGAGGAGGGCGACGAGTTCGGCAAGGCCCTCGCGGCGGGCGACGTCAACGGCGACGGCTACGCCGACATCGCGGTCGGTGTGCCGGGCGAGGACATCGGCAGCGGCGCCTCGGGCAAGGATGCCGGGGCCGTCGTCCAGCTCCTCGGCGGCAGGGACGGGCTGACCGGTACGGGCGCGAAGAACTGGGACCAGGGCAGCGCGGGTGTGCCCGGCGTGGTCGAGGCCGGGGACCGCTTCGGCGCGGCCCTGACGATGACCGACACCGACCGGGACGGCCGGGACGACCTGGCCGTCGGCGCGCCCACCGAGGACGGCGGCAGCGACGCCGTGGACGCGGGCGCGGTGTGGGTGCTGCGAGGCACCACGGGCGGGCTCACGGCCGACGGCGTCGTCTCCTACGGGCCCAAGACCCTGGGTGCTCCGGAGGCGGGCTCCCGGCTGGGCGGCAGCTTCGCCCGCTGA